In Primulina eburnea isolate SZY01 chromosome 5, ASM2296580v1, whole genome shotgun sequence, a single window of DNA contains:
- the LOC140831483 gene encoding uncharacterized protein — protein MEADFWKQKAACHWLEDGERNTRLFHNMVRKKRVAKKIFRIWENGLCLTSQDLIQQSGALFFQDLLTGEPSALDCPDFSGFSSVISAVENDGIAAIPSLEEVRATVFSIHPDSVAGPDGFSSAFFQHCWEIVHQDVFGAVLDFFQGSPMPKGFTATTITLIPKVEGARAWSDFRPISLCNVTNKIISKLLYSRLRDVVERLVSPNQSGFVPGRMISDNILLAQELTHSIALPTRGGNVILKLDMAKAYDRVQWHFLFDVLRHFGFSERVLALVSACISHCHFSVNINGSLSGFFGSTRGLRQGDPLSPLLFVLGAEYLSRGLDRLYLQHPTLRYRSDCDILISHLAYADDVIIFASGGTRGMQRLVDFLHHYENCSGQRVNAAKSSLILPPRCSGRLRSQLLRITGFAEGHLPLKFRQGSSLWARFLFRKYCRLDAPACVPARASISPIWRRLLRIRPRAEPGIRWRVGLGDVSFWDDTWFGDVPLSSRCVVRGGRDVRVSHFLSEGSWDFDRLCAVVAPSVAEEIVLIPVLSGDPDLARWIHSSDGAFSVRSAWELIRQSAPSSDIFRPCWGSWLRPTMSFFLWRFWHQWLPIDEVLQGRGFALASRCQCCDMSETFTHIFIRSPVARSVWHFFGAVFRVRIPDTEDFSLFLSAWKRDLVWSRGGHVREFHPCIVLWFLWTARNDAKHRHLPISGETVKFQILSYLRLAHTARTVKPRHWLGVFHVARLLCISIALHRFHRTAIVRWLRPPSGCFKLNVDGSSRGTSGDSSAGGVVRDDSGRVVLSFSEFIGAGSSLRAELWAVWRGLLLCSDHSFFPLWIELDSLTSIQLIRSRRCCWGLDHIISRIVVLLRGRSVHISHIFREGNSVADALAARVLLLRGFIFSPVLPVWCKWAQTLAHYIFGLLGIGWALALTLLVLFFGPLIFLGALFLFGPLFGPLLVPGGCLLQFLLARRLSSFTGVYWMSWWFQGFFPDDPLHGYDTFVRFILQMLDIFCSGWIAIFILLFYRHCTVIFWPYLILTAGIHTVTRFQIRVVLTYWILQGDGLEMRISSWILHSSPSYHLVCFGVLTLNAARI, from the exons atggaggcggatttttggAAACAGAAAGCGGCTTGCCATTGGCTTGAGGATGGTGAGCGGAACACCAGACTCTTCCATAATATGGTGAGGAAAAAGCGCGTGGCGAAAAAAATTTTCCGCATATGGGAGAATGGGCTTTGCCTGACGTCTCAGGATTTGATTCAGCAGTCGGGAGCCTTGTTTTTCCAGGATCTTCTTACCGGGGAGCCCTCTGCGCTCGATTGCCCTGATTTTTCGGGTTTTTCCTCGGTTATCTCTGCCGTGGAGAATGATGGTATTGCTGCGATTCCCTCTTTGGAGGAGGTCCGCGCGACCGTCTTCTCCATTCACCCTGATAGCGTTGCTGGCCCTGATGGCTTTTCCTCGGCGTTCTTTCAGCATTGCTGGGAGATTGTCCATCAGGATGTTTTTGGTGCTGTTCTTGATTTTTTCCAGGGTTCTCCTATGCCTAAGGGCTTTACCGCCACCACGATCACTCTTATTCCCAAAGTCGAGGGTGCACGCGCCTGGTCGGACTTCCGTCCGATCAGCCTGTGCAATGTCACGAACAAAATCATCTCGAAGCTGTTGTACTCTCGGTTGAGGGATGTGGTGGAGAGACTTGTTTCCCCGAATCAGAGTGGCTTCGTTCCGGGTCGGATGATCTCGGATAATATTCTCCTTGCCCAGGAGCTCACTCACAGCATTGCTCTCCCCACTCGTGGTGGTAATGTCATATTGAAGTTGGATATGGCCAAGGCCTATGATCGGGTCCAGTGGCATTTCCTCTTCGACGTTTTGAGACATTTTGGTTTTTCAGAGCGTGTCCTGGCTTTGGTTTCGGCCTGTATTTCCCATTGTCATTTCTCCGTGAACATCAATGGTTCGCTATCGGGGTTTTTTGGTTCCACCAGAGGCCTCCGGCAGGGCGATCCATTGTCTCCCCTTCTTTTCGTTCTGGGGGCGGAGTATCTTTCTCGTGGCCTTGACCGCCTCTACCTGCAGCATCCTACGCTCAGGTACCGTTCTGATTGTGATATTTTGATTTCCCATCTGGCTTACGCTGATGATGTCATTATTTTTGCCAGTGGTGGGACTCGTGGTATGCAGCGCCTTGTTGATTTTCTGCATCACTACGAGAACTGTTCGGGGCAGCGGGTGAATGCTGCCAAGAGTTCTTTGATTTTGCCACCGAGGTGCTCTGGGCGCCTCCGCTCCCAGCTTTTGCGCATCACTGGGTTCGCCGAGGGTCATCTGCCCCTCAA ATTTCGGCAGGGCTCTTCTTTATGGGCGAGATTCCTTTTCCGAAAGTACTGCCGGCTGGATGCTCCTGCCTGTGTCCCCGCCCGTGCTTCTATTTCCCCCATTTGGCGTCGTCTCCTCAGGATCCGCCCTCGCGCGGAGCCTGGCATTCGCTGGCGGGTTGGTCTCGGAGATGTTTCCTTTTGGGATGACACTTGGTTTGGGGACGTTCCTTTATCCTCCCGGTGTGTGGTCCGCGGGGGCCGTGATGTTCgggtctctcattttctttctgaGGGGTCCTGGGATTTTGATCGTCTCTGTGCGGTTGTTGCTCCTTCGGTTGCCGAGGAGATTGTTTTGATTCCTGTTCTTTCGGGTGACCCTGATCTGGCACGATGGATCCATAGCTCCGATGGTGCTTTCTCTGTGAGATCTGCTTGGGAGCTGATCCGTCAGAGTGCTCCGTCTTCTGATATATTCCGCCCGTGTTGGGGGAGCTGGTTGAGGCCTACCATGTCGTTCTTCCTCTGGAGATTTTGGCATCAATGGCTCCCAATTGATGAGGTGCTCCAGGGCCGGGGTTTTGCGTTAGCCTCGAGATGTCAGTGTTGTGATATGTCTGAGACATTCACACACATATTCATTCGCAGCCCGGTTGCTCGGTCTGTCTGGCACTTCTTTGGCGCTGTGTTTCGGGTTCGTATTCCCGACACTGAGGATTTCAGTTTGTTCCTCAGTGCGTGGAAGAGAGATTTGGTCTGGTCCAGGGGGGGCCATGTGCGGGAGTTTCATCCCTGCATTGTCCTGTGGTTCCTCTGGACTGCGCGGAACGATGCTAAGCACCGTCATCTTCCCATCTCTGGGGAGACGGTGAAGTTTCAGATTTTGTCTTACCTGCGTCTCGCCCACACTGCGCGTACTGTCAAGCCCAGACATTGGCTGGGTGTGTTTCATGTGGCGAGATTGCTTTGTATTTCGATTGCTCTCCACAGATTTCATAGGACGGCGATTGTTCGCTGGCTGCGGCCGCCGTCCGGGTGCTTCAAGCTTAATGTGGATGGGAGCTCGCGTGGTACATCTGGGGACTCCTCTGCTGGTGGCGTTGTTCGGGATGATTCCGGGAGGGTCGTGCTCTCATTCAGCGAGTTCATCGGAGCTGGGTCTTCTCTCCGGGCTGAGCTTTGGGCGGTTTGGAGGGGTCTTCTCCTTTGTTCGGATCATTCTTTCTTCCCTCTTTGGATCGAGCTTGATTCTCTGACTTCTATTCAGCTCATTCGTTCCCGTCGATGTTGCTGGGGTCTTGATCACATtatatccaggattgttgtccTTTTGAGGGGGCGGTCTGTTCATATTTCGCATATATTTCGGGAGGGTAATTCGGTGGCGGATGCGTTGGCGGCGAGG GTACTGTTACTTAGGGGGTTTATCTTTTCCCCCGTTTTGCCAGTCTGGTGTAAGTGGGCCCAGACACTCGCACACTACATTTTTGGTCTCCTCGGGATTGGGTGGGCTCTCGCACTTACCCTCTTGGTGCTCTTCTTTGGCCCTCTCATATTCCTTGGAGCGCTATTTCTGTTTGGGCCTCTCTTTGGTCCACTTCTGGTCCCTGGCGGGTGTTTACTGCAGTTTCTCCTTGCCCGCCGTCTCAGTTCTTTTACAGGAGTTTACTGGATGTCGTGGTGGTTCCAGGGATTCTTTCCGGACGATCCTCTACATGGTTATGATACCTTCGTCAGATTTATACTTCAGATGCTGGATATTTTTTGTTCTGGCTGGATTGCGATCTTCATTTTGCTCTTCTATCGTCATTGTACAGTGATTTTCTGGCCTTATCTTATTTTGACTGCTGGGATTCATACAGTTACTCGGTTTCAGATTAGAGTCGTTTTGACATATTGGATTCTTCAGGGTGATGGCTTAGAGATGAGAATTTCTTCATGGATTCTGCACTCATCTCCCAGTTATCATTTGGTCTGCTTCGGCGTGTTGACTCTTAACGCAGCtcgtatttga
- the LOC140831484 gene encoding uncharacterized protein, which translates to MNCLIWNIRGLRGSESQQRLHAFVKEKQIKVLAVLEPLIDLDPRFMTRHLGFSGVISNLSGHIWRRDLWASLLLVKPVLGPWLVGGDFNVVRDASECLGSRGGRLLPMEEFNTFILDSGLSDAGFEGSSVTWTNKTIWKRLDRVLVSVDWGDHFSSIRVEHLARTVSDHCPLLVTAPIFARGPSSFRFQRMWVRHHGFLQTVRLNWNLPCSLSGMPRLFAKMKRLKHHLRWWNRDVFGNIFDRLTEAERAVRSAEDVCEAD; encoded by the exons ATGAATTGTTTAATCTGGAATATCCGGGGACTTCGGGGTTCGGAGTCCCAGCAGAGGCTTCATGCCTTTGTGAAGGAGAAACAGATTAAGGTTTTGGCTGTTTTGGAGCCCTTGATTGATCTGGATCCGAGATTCATGACTCGCCATTTGGGGTTTTCTGGAGTCATCTCTAATCTCTCCGGTCATATCTGG CGTAGGGATCTTTGGGCTTCTTTGCTTTTGGTTAAGCCTGTTTTGGGTCCCTGGCTGGTTGGGGGCGACTTTAATGTCGTCAGGGATGCGTCTGAGTGCTTGGGCTCCCGTGGTGGTAGGTTGCTACCCATGGAGGAGTTCAACACTTTTATTCTTGATTCTGGCTTGAGCGATGCTGGTTTTGAGGGGTCTTCGGTCACTTGGACGAATAAGACCATTTGGAAGCGGTTGGACAGGGTCTTGGTTTCTGTTGATTGGGGAGATCATTTCAGCTCGATTCGGGTTGAACATCTCGCTCGTACTGTTTCGGATCACTGTCCGCTTTTGGTTACCGCCCCTATTTTTGCCCGTGGGCCGAGCTCGTTTCGCTTCCAGCGTATGTGGGTTAGGCACCATGGTTTTTTGCAGACTGTGAGGCTTAATTGGAATCTGCCTTGCAGTCTGAGCGGCATGCCTCGGCTTTTTGCCAAGATGAAGCGTCTCAAGCATCACCTTCGGTGGTGGAATCGGGATGTTTTTGGTAACATCTTTGATAGACTCACTGAGGCTGAGAGGGCTGTTCGTTCAGCTGAGGATGTTTGTGAGGCCGactga
- the LOC140831486 gene encoding uncharacterized protein produces MNCLIWNIRGLRSSESQQRLHAFVKEKHVKVLAVLEPMIDLDPRFMTRRLGFSGVISNLSGHIWVFFAADVRAECVFDHAQFLHIRVSASFFPTEIFCSFVYARCDYVQRRDLWASLLLVKPVLGPWLVGGDFNVVRDASECLGSRGGRLLPMEEFNNFILDSGLIDAGFEGSSFTWTNTTIWKRLDRVLVSVDWGDHFSSIRVEHLARTVSDHCPLLVTAPVFARGPSSFRFQRMWVRHHGFLQTVRLNWNLPCSLSGMPRLFAKMKRLKHHLRWWNRDVFGNIFDRLTEAERAVRSAEDVCEADPSDANWTSLSDRNEDLARITAMEADFWKQKAACHWLEDGERNTRLFHNMVRKKRVTNKIFRIWENGVCLTSQDLIQQSGALFFQDLLTEEPSALDCPDFSGFSSVISAVENDGIAAIPSLEEVRATVFSIHPDSIAGPDGFSSAFFQHCWEIVHQDVFGAVLDFFQGSPMPKGFTATTITLIPKVEGARAWSDFRPISLCNVTNKIISKLLYSRLRDVVERLVSPNQSGFVPCRMISDNILLAQELTHSITLPTRGGNVILKLDMAKAYDRVQWHFLFDVLRHFGFSERVVALVSACISHCHFSVNINGSLSGVFGSTRGLRQGDPLSPLLFVLGAEYLSRGLDRLYLQHPALRYRSDCDILISHLAYADDVIIFASGGTRGMQRLVDFLHHYENCSGQRVNAAKSSLILPPRCSGRLRSRLLRITGFAEGHLPLKYLGVPLYRGNRTCSLFEPLLQSVRRKLEGWEIRTLSPRSSMTLIRSVLLSMLIYLFQVVQPPLAVMEKLERAFNAFLWGSRPLERKWHWARWSRACLPVLEGGLGFRRLKDFVECFSIKLWFRFRQGSSLWARFLFRKYCRLDAPACVPARASISPIWRRLLRIRPRAEPGIRWRVGLGDVSFWDDTWFGDVPLSSRCVVRGGRDVRVSHFLSEGSWDFDRLCAVVAPSVAEEIVLIPVLSGDPDLARWIHSSDGAFSVRSAWELNRQRAPSSDILRPCWGSWLRPTMSFFLWRFWHQWLPVDEVLQRRGFALASRCQCCDMSETFTHIFIRSPVARSVRHFFGAVFRVRIPDTEDFSLFLSAWKRDLVWSRGGHVREFLPCIVLWFLWTARNDAKHRHLPISGETVKFQILSYLRLAHSARTVKPRHWLGVFHVARLLGISVALHRFHRTAIVSWLWPPSGCFKLNVDGSSRGTSGDSSAGGVVRDDSGRVVLSFSEFIGAGSSLRAELWAVWRGLLLCSDHSFFPLWIELDSLTSIQLIRSRRCCWGLDHIISRIVVLLRGRSVHISHIFREGNSVADALAARVLLLRGFLFSPVLPVWCEWAQTLAHYMFGLLGIGWALALTLLVLFFGPLIFPGALFLFGPLFGPLLVPGGRLLQFLLVLRLSSFSGVYWMSWWFQGLFPDDPLHGYDTFVRFILQMLDIFCSGWIAIFILLFYLHCTVISWPYLILTAGIHTVTRFQIRVVLTYWILQGDGLEMRISSWILHSSPSYHLVFFGVLSFSAARI; encoded by the exons ATGAATTGTTTGATCTGGAATATCCGGGGACTTCGGAGTTCGGAGTCCCAGCAGAGGCTTCATGCCTTTGTGAAGGAGAAACATGTTAAGGTTTTGGCTGTTTTGGAGCCCATGATTGATCTGGATCCGAGATTCATGACTCGCCGTTTGGGGTTTTCTGGAGTCATTTCTAATCTCTCCGGTCATATCTGGGTATTTTTTGCTGCTGATGTGAGGGCGGAGTGTGTTTTTGATCATGCTCAGTTCCTTCACATCAGAGTCTCTGCCTCTTTCTTTCCGACAGAGATATTTTGTTCTTTTGTTTATGCTAGATGTGATTATGTCCAGCGTAGGGATCTGTGGGCTTCTTTGCTTTTGGTTAAGCCTGTTTTGGGTCCCTGGCTGGTTGGGGGCGACTTTAATGTCGTCAGGGATGCGTCCGAGTGCTTGGGCTCCCGTGGTGGTAGGTTGCTACCCATGGAGGAGTTCAATAATTTTATTCTTGATTCTGGTCTTATCGATGCTGGTTTTGAGGGATCTTCGTTCACCTGGACGAATACGACCATTTGGAAGCGGTTGGACAGGGTCTTGGTTTCTGTTGATTGGGGAGATCATTTCAGCTCGATTCGGGTTGAACATCTCGCCCGTACTGTCTCGGATCACTGTCCGCTTTTGGTTACCGCTCCTGTTTTTGCCCGTGGGCCGAGCTCGTTTCGCTTCCAGCGAATGTGGGTTAGGCACCATGGTTTTTTGCAGACTGTGAGGCTTAATTGGAATCTGCCATGCAGTCTGAGCGGCATGCCTCGGCTTTTTGCCAAGATGAAGCGTCTCAAGCATCACCTCCGGTGGTGGAATCGGGATGTTTTTGGTAACATCTTTGATAGACTCACTGAGGCTGAGAGGGCTGTTCGTTCAGCTGAGGATGTCTGTGAGGCCGACCCTTCTGACGCGAATTGGACTTCCCTGTCCGATCGCAATGAGGATCTGGCTCGTATCACCGccatggaggcggatttttggAAACAGAAAGCGGCTTGCCATTGGCTTGAGGATGGTGAGCGGAACACCAGACTCTTCCATAATATGGTGAGGAAAAAGCGTGTgacaaataaaattttccgCATATGGGAGAATGGGGTTTGCCTGACGTCTCAGGATTTGATTCAGCAGTCGGGAGCCTTGTTTTTCCAGGATCTTCTTACCGAGGAGCCCTCTGCGCTCGATTGCCCTGATTTTTCGGGTTTTTCCTCGGTTATCTCTGCCGTGGAGAATGATGGTATTGCTGCGATTCCCTCTTTGGAGGAGGTCCGCGCGACCGTCTTCTCCATTCACCCTGATAGCATTGCTGGCCCTGATGGCTTTTCCTCGGCGTTCTTTCAGCATTGCTGGGAGATTGTCCATCAGGATGTTTTTGGTGCTGTTCTTGATTTTTTCCAGGGTTCTCCTATGCCTAAGGGCTTTACCGCCACCACGATCACTCTTATTCCCAAAGTCGAGGGCGCACGCGCCTGGTCGGACTTCCGTCCGATCAGCCTGTGCAATGTCACGAACAAAATCATCTCTAAGCTGTTGTACTCTCGGTTGAGGGATGTGGTGGAGAGACTTGTTTCCCCGAATCAGAGTGGCTTCGTTCCGTGTCGGATGATCTCGGATAATATTCTCCTTGCCCAGGAGCTCACTCACAGCATTACTCTCCCCACTCGTGGTGGTAATGTCATATTGAAGTTGGATATGGCCAAGGCCTATGATCGGGTCCAGTGGCATTTCCTCTTCGACGTTTTGAGACATTTTGGTTTTTCAGAGCGTGTCGTGGCTTTGGTTTCGGCCTGTATTTCCCATTGTCATTTCTCCGTGAACATCAATGGTTCGCTATCGGGGGTTTTTGGTTCCACCAGAGGCCTCCGGCAGGGCGATCCATTGTCTCCCCTTCTCTTCGTTTTGGGGGCGGAGTATCTTTCTCGTGGCCTTGACCGCCTCTACCTGCAGCATCCTGCGCTCAGGTACCGTTCTGATTGTGATATTTTGATTTCCCATCTGGCTTACGCTGATGATGTCATTATTTTTGCTAGTGGTGGGACTCGTGGTATGCAGCGCCTTGTTGATTTTCTGCATCACTACGAGAACTGTTCGGGGCAGCGGGTGAATGCTGCCAAGAGTTCTTTGATTTTGCCTCCGAGGTGCTCTGGGCGCCTCCGCTCCCGGCTTTTGCGCATCACTGGGTTCGCCGAGGGTCATCTGCCCCTCAAGTACCTCGGAGTTCCCCTTTATCGGGGTAATCGCACGTGCTCCCTTTTTGAGCCCCTCCTGCAGTCTGTTCGTAGGAAGTTAGAGGGTTGGGAGATTCGGACCCTTTCCCCGAGGAGCAGCATGACCCTGATACGTAGCGTGCTCCTCTCCATGCTGATTTATCTGTTTCAGGTGGTTCAGCCACCTCTGGCTGTCATGGAGAAGCTTGAGCGGGCCTTCAACGCCTTCCTCTGGGGGTCGAGACCCTTGGAAAGGAAGTGGCACTGGGCCCGGTGGTCCCGGGCTTGCCTCCCCGTGCTTGAGGGGGGACTCGGATTCCGCAGATTGAAAGATTTCGTGGAATGTTTCTCTATCAAATTATGGTTTAGATTTCGGCAGGGCTCTTCTTTATGGGCGAGATTCCTTTTCCGAAAGTATTGCCGGCTGGATGCTCCTGCCTGTGTCCCCGCCCGTGCTTCTATTTCCCCCATTTGGCGTCGTCTCCTCAGGATCCGCCCTCGCGCGGAGCCTGGCATTCGCTGGCGAGTTGGTCTCGGAGATGTTTCCTTTTGGGATGACACTTGGTTTGGGGACGTTCCTTTGTCCTCCCGGTGTGTGGTCCGCGGGGGCCGTGATGTTCgggtctctcattttctttctgaGGGGTCCTGGGATTTTGATCGCCTCTGTGCGGTTGTTGCTCCTTCGGTTGCCGAGGAGATTGTTTTGATTCCTGTTCTTTCGGGTGACCCTGATCTGGCACGATGGATCCATAGCTCCGATGGTGCTTTCTCTGTGAGATCTGCTTGGGAGCTGAACCGTCAGCGTGCTCCGTCTTCTGATATATTGCGCCCGTGTTGGGGGAGCTGGTTGAGGCCTACCATGTCGTTCTTCCTCTGGAGATTCTGGCATCAATGGCTCCCAGTTGATGAGGTGCTCCAGCGCCGTGGTTTTGCGTTAGCCTCGAGATGTCAGTGTTGTGATATGTCTGAGACATTCACACACATATTCATTCGCAGCCCGGTTGCCCGGTCTGTCAGGCACTTCTTTGGCGCCGTGTTTCGGGTTCGTATTCCCGACACTGAGGATTTCAGTTTGTTCCTCAGTGCGTGGAAGAGAGATTTGGTCTGGTCCCGGGGGGGCCATGTGCGGGAGTTTCTTCCATGTATTGTCCTGTGGTTCCTCTGGACTGCGCGGAACGATGCTAAGCACCGTCATCTTCCCATATCTGGGGAGACGGTGAAGTTTCAGATTTTGTCTTACCTGCGTCTCGCTCACTCTGCGCGTACTGTCAAGCCCAGACATTGGCTGGGTGTGTTTCATGTGGCGAGATTGCTGGGTATTTCGGTTGCTCTCCACAGATTTCATAGGACGGCGATTGTTAGCTGGCTGTGGCCGCCGTCCGGGTGCTTCAAGCTTAATGTGGATGGGAGCTCGCGTGGTACATCTGGGGACTCCTCTGCTGGTGGCGTTGTTCGGGATGATTCCGGGAGGGTCGTTCTCTCATTCAGCGAGTTCATCGGAGCTGGGTCTTCTCTCCGGGCTGAGCTTTGGGCGGTTTGGAGGGGTCTTCTCCTTTGTTCGGATCATTCTTTCTTCCCTCTTTGGATCGAGCTTGATTCTCTGACTTCTATTCAGCTCATTCGTTCCCGTCGATGTTGCTGGGGTCTTGATCACATtatatccaggattgttgtccTTTTGAGGGGGCGGTCTGTTCATATTTCGCATATATTTCGGGAGGGTAATTCGGTGGCGGATGCGTTGGCGGCGAGG GTATTGTTACTTAGGGGGTTTCTCTTTTCCCCCGTTTTGCCAGTCTGGTGTGAGTGGGCCCAGACACTCGCACACTACATGTTTGGTCTCCTCGGGATTGGGTGGGCTCTCGCACTTACCCTCTTGGTGCTCTTCTTTGGCCCTCTCATATTCCCTGGAGCGCTATTTCTGTTTGGGCCTCTCTTTGGTCCACTTCTGGTCCCTGGCGGGCGTTTACTGCAGTTTCTCCTTGTCCTCCGTCTCAGTTCTTTTTCAGGAGTTTACTGGATGTCGTGGTGGTTCCAGGGACTCTTTCCGGACGATCCTCTTCATGGTTATGATACCTTCGTCAGATTTATACTTCAGATGCTGGATATTTTCTGTTCTGGCTGGATTGCGATCTTCATTTTGCTCTTCTATCTTCATTGTACAGTGATTTCCTGGCCTTATCTTATTTTGACTGCTGGGATTCATACAGTTACCCGGTTTCAGATTAGAGTCGTTTTGACATATTGGATTCTTCAGGGTGATGGCTTAGAGATGAGAATTTCTTCATGGATTCTGCACTCATCTCCCAGTTATCATTTGGTCTTCTTCGGCGTGTTGTCTTTTAGCGCAGCTCGTATTTGA